A single genomic interval of Cucumis sativus cultivar 9930 chromosome 5, Cucumber_9930_V3, whole genome shotgun sequence harbors:
- the LOC101205877 gene encoding inactive protein RESTRICTED TEV MOVEMENT 2: MAARPRITGLGAVRRQSVRAYNDTFTPNVEEIDENEAHILRLQLPGFSHVNVNVEKEARTVVVTGDRNVSTTRLQILDKTFPVPQNSKIDEIKHELQDGVLTITIPKQTTEPVTAPPLQAAESTAPPDTKAETKEPDVAALTKSDSTSDKAKEEISSANVSPPETKAETKEPEEGPPEGDSTPEKGLIDLSLGNVAPPKTKAEVEEPEVAALPKEGISEELQKQGSAKATKEEAPTPAPLVAPQPPVATDYVKEETTMDQNISSQEQKKEIGNENPENGKESKTEEVRKNEETTENGTGTPSPRATKVGKLVGCFKIRRLPLRTTVSLSATVAVAVAAYFAYAYYGVSFAME; this comes from the exons ATGGCAGCAAGACCAAGAATCACTGGCCTCGGTGCTGTCCGTCGTCAATCCGTGCGTGCCTACAATGATACCTTCACTCCCAATGTTGaagaaatagatgaaaatgaaGCCCACATTCTACGACTCCAACTCCCCG GTTTCAGCCATGTTAATGTCAACGTTGAAAAAGAAGCAAGAACGGTGGTGGTGACCGGAGATCGTAATGTGTCGACTACTCGATTGCAAATTTTGGATAAAACTTTTCCAGTTccacaaaattccaaaatcgATGAAATTAAACACGAATTACAAGATGGAGTTCTCACCATTACAATCCCCAAACAAACTACTGAACCGGTGACCGCACCGCCGTTGCAAGCAGCGGAGTCGACAGCGCCGCCGGATACGAAGGCTGAAACTAAGGAACCAGACGTGGCGGCTCTGACGAAAAGTGATTCAACCTCAGATAAGGCTAAAGAAGAAATTTCGTCGGCAAACGTATCCCCACCGGAGACGAAAGCTGAAACTAAGGAACCAGAGGAAGGTCCTCCGGAAGGCGATTCAACCCCAGAGAAGGGGTTAATAGATCTTTCGCTGGGAAATGTAGCTCCGCCGAAGACGAAGGCTGAAGTTGAGGAACCAGAGGTGGCAGCTCTTCCGAAAGAGGGAATATCTGAAGAACTCCAAAAGCAGGGCTCGGCGAAGGCCACCAAGGAGGAAGCTCCGACGCCGGCGCCGTTGGTGGCTCCACAGCCTCCGGTGGCTACAGATTACGTCAAAGAAGAAACAACGATGGATCAGAACATTAGCAGCCAAgaacagaagaaagaaattggaaatgaAAACCCAGAAAATGGGAAGGAATCTAAAACAGAGGAGGtgagaaagaatgaagaaacCACGGAGAACGGCACCGGAACTCCATCTCCAAGAGCGACCAAAGTAGGGAAACTTGTCGGCTGCTTCAAGATTCGAAGGTTGCCGTTACGGACGACGGTGAGTTTGTCGGCGACGGTTGCGGTTGCGGTGGCTGCATATTTTGCGTATGCTTATTACGGAGTTTCGTTCGCGATGGAATGA